A genomic window from Cyprinus carpio isolate SPL01 chromosome B9, ASM1834038v1, whole genome shotgun sequence includes:
- the LOC109056375 gene encoding sodium channel subunit beta-2-like, whose translation MKPLALLTLLLITSGSAVGQMLKSNVTGYVGKDVLLSFNCSKDPKELIWQKGLRVVNFHSQDKIKIDDSYVDRTQLFINMEKRNCSLLLRNISTADVGLYTCYAIDTVDNDVWTKESTEVNLTVEINPEKSVQTEEESDTAVPVSVPIAVVLLILAVILLLILLIRRQHRTRTDTDLPAEKPMLQNV comes from the exons ATGAAGCCCTTGGCATTGCTGACACTTCTGCTCATCACGA GTGGTTCTGCAGTGGGGCAAATGTTGAAATCTAATGTGACTGGCTATGTTGGAAAGGATGTACTTTTATCATTTAACTGTTCTAAAGACCCTAAAGAGCTGATATGGCAGAAAGGTTTGAGAGTAGTGAATTTTCATTCACAAGACAAAATCAAGATAGATGATTCCTACGTGGACAGGACGCAACTCTTCATAAACATGGAGAAGAGAAACTGTTCCCTACTGCTCCGCAACATCTCTACAGCAGATGTAGGACTGTACACCTGTTATGCCATAGACACTGTTGATAACGACGTCTGGACAAAGGAGTCTACAGAAGTTAATTTAACAG TGGAGATCAACCCTGAAAAAAGCGTCCAAACTGAAGAAGAATCTGACACAGCTGTCCCTGTTAGTGTTCCCATAGCGGTAGTACTGCTTATACTGGCTGTTATCCTGCTTCTAATCCTACTGATCAGAAGACAACATCGGACACGCACG GACACTGATTTACCGGCTGAGAAACCTATGCTACAGAATGTGTGA